One region of Triticum aestivum cultivar Chinese Spring chromosome 6B, IWGSC CS RefSeq v2.1, whole genome shotgun sequence genomic DNA includes:
- the LOC123134235 gene encoding GDSL esterase/lipase At5g33370-like isoform X1, whose protein sequence is MGAAVIPLLVSVLLVVAAARAPAASAAPRAFFVFGDSLVDNGNNNYLLTTARADAPPYGIDFPSHRATGRFSNGLNIPDIISNTTTIHSMPPFAMHASQFQIGKCCSVELELEHGMSRTDAVVSGEHLGAEPALPYLSPELRGAKLLVGANFASAGVGILNDTGVQFVNIIRMGDQLRYFGEYQRKLRAFAGEEQAARLVSGALVLITLGGNDFVNNYYLVPMSMRSRQYTLPDYVRFIVSEYRKILARLYELGARRVIVTGTGPLGCVPAELAQHSSNGECAAELNRAVDLFNPQLVDMVRGLNRDAGADVFVSANAYRANFDYLANPQSYGFTNVKVACCGQGPYNGIGLCTAASNVCADREVFAFWDAFHPTERANRIIVGQFMHGSTDYMHPMNLSTILAMDQLQEGPL, encoded by the exons ATGGGCGCCGCTGTCATTCCTCTCCTCGTCTCCGTACTACTCGTCGTGGCGGCGGCGCGTGCCCCGGCGGCGTCCGCGGCGCCGCGGGCATTCTTCGTCTTCGGCGACTCCCTCGTCGACAACGGCAACAACAACTACCTCCTCACCACGGCGCGCGCCGACGCGCCGCCCTACGGCATCGACTTCCCGTCGCACCGCGCCACGGGCCGCTTCTCCAACGGCCTCAACATCCCCGACATCATCAGTAATACTACTACAATACACTCCATGCCTCCATTCGCCATGCATGCATCTCAGTTTCAGATAGGAAAATGCTGCTCCGTTGAGCTCGAACTGGAGCACGGCATGTCACGTACTGACGCCGTCGTTTCAGGTGAGCACCTCGGGGCGGAGCCTGCGCTGCCGTACCTGAGCCCGGAGCTCCGAGGGGCGAAGCTTCTCGTCGGCGCCAACTTCGCGTCGGCCGGCGTCGGGATCCTCAACGACACGGGAGTGCAGTTT GTGAACATAATTAGGATGGGGGATCAGCTGCGTTACTTCGGGGAGTACCAGCGGAAGCTGAGGGCCTTCGCCGGCGAGGAGCAGGCGGCGAGGCTCGTCAGCGGTGCTCTCGTGCTCATCACGCTGGGAGGCAACGACTTCGTCAACAACTACTACCTGGTGCCCATGTCCATGCGGTCTCGCCAGTACACGCTCCCCGACTACGTCCGCTTCATCGTCTCCGAGTACAGGAAAATCCTCGCG AGGCTGTACGAGCTGGGGGCGCGGCGCGTGATCGTGACGGGCACGGGGCCGCTGGGGTGCGTGCCGGCGGAGCTGGCGCAGCACAGCAGCAACGGCGAGTGCGCGGCGGAGCTGAACCGCGCCGTGGACCTCTTCAACCCGCAGCTGGTGGACATGGTGCGCGGCCTCAACCGCGACGCCGGCGCCGACGTCTTCGTCTCCGCCAACGCCTACCGCGCCAACTTCGACTACCTCGCCAACCCGCAGAGCTACG GGTTCACGAACGTGAAGGTGGCGTGCTGTGGGCAGGGGCCGTACAACGGGATCGGGCTGTGCACGGCGGCGTCCAACGTGTGCGCCGACCGGGAGGTGTTCGCCTTCTGGGACGCCTTCCACCCCACCGAGCGGGCCAACCGCATCATCGTCGGCCAGTTCATGCACGGGTCCACCGACTACATGCACCCCATGAACCTCAGCACCATACTCGCCATGGACCAGCTGCAGGAGGGTCCTCTTTAG
- the LOC123134235 gene encoding GDSL esterase/lipase At5g33370-like isoform X2, translating to MGAAVIPLLVSVLLVVAAARAPAASAAPRAFFVFGDSLVDNGNNNYLLTTARADAPPYGIDFPSHRATGRFSNGLNIPDIISEHLGAEPALPYLSPELRGAKLLVGANFASAGVGILNDTGVQFVNIIRMGDQLRYFGEYQRKLRAFAGEEQAARLVSGALVLITLGGNDFVNNYYLVPMSMRSRQYTLPDYVRFIVSEYRKILARLYELGARRVIVTGTGPLGCVPAELAQHSSNGECAAELNRAVDLFNPQLVDMVRGLNRDAGADVFVSANAYRANFDYLANPQSYGFTNVKVACCGQGPYNGIGLCTAASNVCADREVFAFWDAFHPTERANRIIVGQFMHGSTDYMHPMNLSTILAMDQLQEGPL from the exons ATGGGCGCCGCTGTCATTCCTCTCCTCGTCTCCGTACTACTCGTCGTGGCGGCGGCGCGTGCCCCGGCGGCGTCCGCGGCGCCGCGGGCATTCTTCGTCTTCGGCGACTCCCTCGTCGACAACGGCAACAACAACTACCTCCTCACCACGGCGCGCGCCGACGCGCCGCCCTACGGCATCGACTTCCCGTCGCACCGCGCCACGGGCCGCTTCTCCAACGGCCTCAACATCCCCGACATCATCA GTGAGCACCTCGGGGCGGAGCCTGCGCTGCCGTACCTGAGCCCGGAGCTCCGAGGGGCGAAGCTTCTCGTCGGCGCCAACTTCGCGTCGGCCGGCGTCGGGATCCTCAACGACACGGGAGTGCAGTTT GTGAACATAATTAGGATGGGGGATCAGCTGCGTTACTTCGGGGAGTACCAGCGGAAGCTGAGGGCCTTCGCCGGCGAGGAGCAGGCGGCGAGGCTCGTCAGCGGTGCTCTCGTGCTCATCACGCTGGGAGGCAACGACTTCGTCAACAACTACTACCTGGTGCCCATGTCCATGCGGTCTCGCCAGTACACGCTCCCCGACTACGTCCGCTTCATCGTCTCCGAGTACAGGAAAATCCTCGCG AGGCTGTACGAGCTGGGGGCGCGGCGCGTGATCGTGACGGGCACGGGGCCGCTGGGGTGCGTGCCGGCGGAGCTGGCGCAGCACAGCAGCAACGGCGAGTGCGCGGCGGAGCTGAACCGCGCCGTGGACCTCTTCAACCCGCAGCTGGTGGACATGGTGCGCGGCCTCAACCGCGACGCCGGCGCCGACGTCTTCGTCTCCGCCAACGCCTACCGCGCCAACTTCGACTACCTCGCCAACCCGCAGAGCTACG GGTTCACGAACGTGAAGGTGGCGTGCTGTGGGCAGGGGCCGTACAACGGGATCGGGCTGTGCACGGCGGCGTCCAACGTGTGCGCCGACCGGGAGGTGTTCGCCTTCTGGGACGCCTTCCACCCCACCGAGCGGGCCAACCGCATCATCGTCGGCCAGTTCATGCACGGGTCCACCGACTACATGCACCCCATGAACCTCAGCACCATACTCGCCATGGACCAGCTGCAGGAGGGTCCTCTTTAG